A genomic window from Elaeis guineensis isolate ETL-2024a chromosome 3, EG11, whole genome shotgun sequence includes:
- the LOC140856330 gene encoding non-specific lipid-transfer protein 1-like, which yields MARLLALLAVLAAAGAWAYAAAPPCNEIMQTITPCMSYLSDQAWVASGRCCDGVAALNRTVSTRGDRVAICDCLKSVAPNFPGVDFSRAAALPRLCGVHINITISPSIDCNSLPPPGELEEVQR from the exons ATGGCTCGACTCCTTGCGCTTCTGGCGGTGCTCGCAGCCGCCGGAGCATGGGCGTATGCCGCTGCCCCGCCATGCAACGAGATAATGCAGACGATCACGCCATGCATGTCCTACCTCTCAGACCAGGCGTGGGTGGCGTCCGGACGGTGCTGCGACGGGGTGGCGGCCCTGAACAGGACCGTCTCCACCCGGGGTGACCGCGTGGCCATCTGCGACTGCCTCAAGAGCGTCGCCCCCAACTTCCCCGGCGTCGACTTCTCACGCGCCGCCGCGCTCCCGCGCTTGTGTGGCGTCCACATCAACATCACCATCTCGCCCTCCATCGACTGCAACAG CCTTCCACCACCAGGAGAACTCGAGGAAGTTCAGCGTTAG
- the LOC105040696 gene encoding non-specific lipid-transfer protein 1 yields MAVPMFRIFKHPPSFPSSKNFSIVLPCIATLPYCQKSMARLLLLLALLSMASMLVSADTHSDCGLAETAFGMCIPYVMGNDPQLDPKCCNAVQSVNDLASTPKLRRDICDCLRKMLIHAGKINSGRLAGLPGKCRINTNVIPPSLTFDCSTIA; encoded by the exons ATGGCTGTTCCCATGTTCAGAATATTCAAGCACCCaccatcttttccttcttccAAAAATTTCTCCATCGTGCTCCCTTGTATTGCTACCTTGCCTTACTGCCAAAAAAGTATGGCTCGCCTTCTTCTGCTTCTAGCTCTTCTATCCATGGCTTCAATGCTCGTCTCGGCCGATACACACTCAGATTGCGGGTTGGCAGAGACGGCATTCGGCATGTGCATACCTTATGTGATGGGCAACGATCCACAGCTCGATCCCAAATGCTGCAACGCCGTGCAGTCCGTGAATGACCTAGCATCCACACCGAAGCTCCGTCGTGACATCTGTGATTGCCTCCGCAAAATGCTGATTCATGCCGGAAAGATCAACTCGGGCCGTCTTGCTGGCCTTCCCGGCAAGTGTAGAATCAACACCAATGTTATCCCTCCCAGCCTCACATTTGATTGCTCCAC gATTGCGTAA